One segment of Zhihengliuella halotolerans DNA contains the following:
- the ruvB gene encoding Holliday junction branch migration DNA helicase RuvB — protein MSENPLVAGTSEPDERVLEAALRPKNLHDFVGQQRVREQLSLVLEAARIRERTSDHVLLSGPPGLGKTTLAMIVAAEMNAPLRISSGPAIQHAGDLAAILSSLAEGEVLFLDEIHRMSRPAEEMLYMAMEDFRVDIVVGKGAGATAIPLELPPFTLVGATTRAGLLPGPLRDRFGFTGHLEFYSISELELVLRRSAMLMDLKVNSAGFTEIASRSRGTPRIANRLLRRVRDWALVHRNEHIDATLASRALDMYEVDARGLDRLDRSVLHALCTKFGGGPVGLSTLAIAVGEETETVETVAEPFLVREGLLGRTPRGRIAMPDAWIHLGLTPPEDMPLGPGTAPTPSSSFDDEQ, from the coding sequence ATGAGCGAGAATCCACTGGTCGCCGGTACGAGCGAGCCGGATGAGCGCGTCCTCGAAGCGGCGTTGCGGCCGAAGAACCTGCACGACTTCGTCGGCCAGCAACGAGTTCGCGAGCAGCTCTCGCTCGTGCTCGAGGCCGCCCGGATCCGCGAGCGCACGTCCGACCACGTGCTGCTCTCCGGCCCGCCGGGGCTCGGCAAGACGACGCTGGCCATGATCGTCGCGGCCGAAATGAACGCCCCCCTGCGTATCAGTTCGGGGCCGGCGATTCAGCACGCTGGCGACCTCGCGGCCATCCTCTCGTCGCTCGCAGAGGGCGAGGTCCTCTTCCTCGACGAGATCCACCGGATGAGCCGTCCGGCGGAGGAGATGCTGTACATGGCCATGGAGGACTTCCGGGTCGACATCGTCGTCGGCAAAGGCGCCGGCGCCACGGCCATTCCGCTCGAGTTGCCACCCTTCACCCTGGTGGGCGCGACGACCCGGGCCGGACTCCTCCCTGGCCCTCTTCGCGACCGCTTCGGATTCACGGGCCACTTGGAGTTCTATTCGATCTCGGAGCTCGAGCTGGTCCTGCGCCGCTCGGCGATGTTGATGGACCTCAAGGTGAACTCCGCCGGCTTCACCGAGATCGCTTCGCGGTCTCGTGGGACCCCGCGTATCGCCAATCGACTACTACGGCGTGTGCGGGACTGGGCGCTCGTCCACCGCAACGAGCACATCGACGCGACGCTGGCTTCCCGCGCTCTCGACATGTACGAAGTCGACGCCCGAGGGCTCGATCGTCTGGACCGCTCGGTGCTGCACGCCCTCTGCACCAAGTTCGGCGGGGGACCGGTGGGACTCTCGACCCTCGCCATCGCCGTGGGGGAGGAGACCGAGACGGTCGAGACCGTGGCCGAACCGTTTCTCGTCCGCGAGGGGCTGCTCGGCCGCACTCCACGGGGCCGCATCGCGATGCCCGACGCCTGGATCCACCTCGGTCTCACCCCGCCCGAAGACATGCCGCTCGGGCCGGGCACCGCGCCGACGCCGTCGTCGTCGTTCGACGATGAACAATAG
- a CDS encoding RelA/SpoT family protein, producing the protein MAEQRAGASAGQGRRGRPLSRLARLAGRTPTGQPPILEPLLRTVRANSPREDLELITRAFNVAERQHEGQKRKSGDPYITHPVAVATILAEMGMTGSTLAAALLHDTVEDTDYSLQQLTQEFGSEVAMLVDGVTKLDKVKFGDAAQAETVRKMVIAMARDIRVLLIKLADRLHNARTWRYVSPKSSARKARETLEIFAPLAHRLGMNTIKWELEDLSFAALHPKVYEEIVRLVGDRTPEREKYLSTVRSRIGEDLQQAKIKATVTGRPKHYYSIYQKMVVRGKEFNDIHDLMGVRVLVDSVRDCYAALGTLHARWNPLPGRFKDYIAMPKFNMYQSLHTTVIGPGGKPVEIQIRTHDMHRRAEYGVAAHWKYKQGANPADVPDSQGDMGWLKSLMDWQQETRDPGEFLDSLRFEINAAEVFVFTPKGEVMALPAGSTPVDFAYSVHTEVGHRTIGARVNGKLVPLNSELHHGDWVEIFTSKAEGAGPSQDWQGFVKSARARNKIRQWFSKERREEAIDKGKELLTRELRKNNLPLQKLMTHDTLSTVAHEMRHHDIAALYAAVGDGHTSAQNVIEHLQAMTVEAHEDESEFDAASIAANAKPRSSTSDSGVVVKGAGDVMAKLARCCTPVPPDEISGFVTRGAGVSVHRKDCTNFQALAAENERIVEVEWAPTKTSVFLVEIQVEALDRKSLLSDVTRILSENHVNILSASVNTSRDRVAISRFSFEMGDPKYLSHVLNAVRRIDGVYDVYRTRASGVRR; encoded by the coding sequence GTGGCTGAGCAACGTGCAGGTGCTTCCGCCGGACAGGGGCGCCGTGGGCGCCCGCTGTCGCGGCTTGCTCGACTCGCGGGACGCACTCCGACGGGTCAGCCCCCCATCTTGGAGCCGCTGCTGCGCACGGTCCGGGCCAACAGCCCGCGTGAAGACCTCGAACTGATCACACGCGCGTTCAACGTCGCCGAACGTCAGCACGAGGGTCAGAAGCGCAAAAGCGGCGACCCCTACATCACCCACCCCGTCGCCGTAGCCACGATTCTGGCGGAAATGGGCATGACCGGTTCGACGCTCGCGGCGGCACTGCTGCACGACACCGTCGAGGACACCGACTACTCGCTCCAGCAGCTCACCCAGGAGTTCGGTTCCGAAGTGGCCATGCTGGTCGACGGCGTCACCAAGCTCGACAAGGTTAAATTCGGCGATGCCGCACAGGCCGAAACGGTGCGCAAGATGGTCATCGCGATGGCCCGGGACATCAGGGTCCTGCTGATCAAGCTCGCGGACCGCCTGCACAACGCCCGCACGTGGCGCTACGTCTCCCCGAAGTCGAGCGCCCGCAAGGCCCGCGAGACGCTGGAGATCTTCGCGCCACTGGCTCACCGGCTGGGTATGAACACGATCAAGTGGGAGCTCGAGGACCTCTCCTTTGCGGCGCTGCACCCGAAGGTCTACGAGGAGATCGTGCGCCTAGTCGGGGACCGCACGCCCGAACGCGAGAAGTATCTCTCGACGGTGCGCTCCCGGATCGGCGAGGACCTGCAGCAGGCCAAGATCAAGGCGACTGTCACGGGGCGACCCAAGCACTACTACTCGATCTACCAGAAGATGGTCGTCCGCGGCAAAGAGTTCAACGACATTCACGACCTGATGGGCGTGCGCGTGCTGGTCGACTCCGTCCGCGATTGCTACGCCGCGCTGGGCACCCTCCACGCGCGCTGGAACCCGCTCCCGGGCCGGTTCAAGGACTACATCGCGATGCCGAAGTTCAACATGTACCAGTCGCTGCACACGACGGTGATCGGCCCCGGGGGCAAACCGGTCGAGATCCAGATCCGCACGCATGACATGCACCGGCGCGCGGAGTACGGTGTCGCCGCGCACTGGAAGTACAAGCAGGGCGCGAATCCGGCCGACGTCCCGGACAGCCAAGGCGACATGGGCTGGCTCAAGAGCCTCATGGACTGGCAGCAGGAGACACGCGACCCCGGCGAGTTCCTCGACAGCCTGCGTTTCGAGATCAACGCTGCCGAGGTCTTCGTGTTCACGCCCAAAGGCGAGGTCATGGCCCTTCCTGCGGGTTCGACGCCCGTGGATTTCGCCTATTCCGTGCATACCGAGGTCGGACACCGAACAATCGGCGCACGCGTCAACGGCAAACTCGTCCCGCTCAACAGCGAGCTGCACCACGGCGACTGGGTCGAGATCTTCACGTCAAAGGCGGAGGGAGCCGGCCCGAGCCAGGATTGGCAGGGTTTCGTCAAGAGCGCCCGGGCGCGCAACAAGATCCGTCAGTGGTTCAGCAAGGAGCGTCGCGAAGAGGCGATCGACAAGGGCAAGGAGCTGCTCACCCGCGAACTGCGGAAGAACAATCTGCCCCTGCAGAAGCTCATGACGCATGACACGCTCTCGACGGTGGCCCACGAGATGCGCCACCACGATATCGCCGCGCTCTACGCAGCCGTCGGCGACGGTCACACGTCCGCCCAGAATGTCATCGAACATCTGCAGGCGATGACCGTCGAGGCGCATGAAGACGAGTCGGAGTTCGACGCCGCCTCCATCGCCGCGAACGCCAAGCCGCGTTCCTCGACGAGCGACTCAGGAGTCGTGGTCAAGGGTGCCGGCGACGTCATGGCCAAGCTGGCGCGGTGCTGCACCCCCGTTCCGCCGGATGAGATCTCGGGCTTCGTCACGCGAGGCGCCGGCGTCTCCGTGCACCGAAAAGACTGCACCAATTTCCAAGCCCTCGCAGCAGAGAATGAACGCATCGTCGAGGTCGAGTGGGCCCCGACGAAGACCAGCGTCTTCCTCGTCGAGATCCAGGTCGAGGCCCTCGACCGCAAGTCTCTGCTATCCGACGTGACCCGGATCCTGTCCGAGAACCACGTCAACATTCTCTCCGCCAGCGTCAACACGAGCCGCGACAGGGTCGCCATCAGCCGGTTCTCCTTCGAGATGGGGGACCCCAAGTACCTCAGCCACGTGCTCAACGCCGTGCGGCGTATCGACGGCGTCTACGACGTGTACCGCACGCGGGCCAGCGGCGTCCGCAGATAG
- a CDS encoding YebC/PmpR family DNA-binding transcriptional regulator — protein sequence MSGHSKWATTKHKKAAIDAKRAKAFAKLTKNIEVAARAGGPDIEGNPALELAVQKAKKQSVPNDNIDRAVKRGAGLTGEAVDYAEIIYEARGPEGSALLVECLTDNKNRAAAETRTAITRSGGTVADPGSVNYMFARKGVVSLPQGDLAEDDVLMAVLDAGAEEVQLAGSTYEVICEPTDLRAVVASLEEAGIEYETDEVEFVPSMKVELEADAARKFLKLADALEELDDVQNVYSNVDITAAVMAELEQD from the coding sequence ATGTCAGGCCACTCTAAATGGGCGACCACGAAGCACAAGAAAGCGGCGATCGACGCCAAACGCGCCAAGGCGTTTGCCAAGCTGACCAAGAACATCGAAGTCGCCGCCCGCGCGGGTGGTCCGGACATCGAGGGCAATCCCGCGCTTGAACTCGCCGTCCAGAAGGCGAAGAAGCAGTCGGTGCCGAACGACAACATCGACCGCGCCGTCAAGCGCGGCGCCGGCCTGACTGGCGAAGCCGTCGATTACGCCGAGATCATCTACGAAGCGCGCGGGCCGGAGGGCTCGGCGCTCCTCGTCGAATGCCTCACCGACAACAAGAACCGCGCCGCGGCCGAGACCCGCACGGCCATCACTCGCAGCGGTGGCACGGTCGCCGACCCCGGGTCGGTCAACTACATGTTCGCGCGCAAGGGTGTCGTGTCGCTGCCACAGGGCGACCTCGCCGAGGATGACGTCCTGATGGCGGTCCTTGATGCCGGGGCCGAGGAGGTTCAGCTCGCGGGCAGCACCTACGAGGTCATCTGCGAACCCACCGATCTGCGCGCCGTCGTCGCAAGCCTCGAAGAGGCGGGCATCGAGTACGAGACCGACGAGGTCGAGTTCGTGCCCTCGATGAAGGTCGAGCTGGAGGCCGACGCTGCACGCAAGTTCCTGAAGCTGGCGGACGCGCTCGAAGAGCTCGACGACGTGCAGAACGTGTACTCGAACGTGGACATCACGGCCGCGGTCATGGCCGAGCTCGAGCAGGACTAG
- the ruvA gene encoding Holliday junction branch migration protein RuvA has product MISSLSGDVQSVGLNSAVINVGGFGMLVHATPQTLSVLRVGERAQVETTMVVREDSMTLFGFGDAGAREVFEILQSVSGIGPRLALAVLAVLSPEEVRVAVAAGDTKALTRVPGVGPKVAQRMALELAGKLAPTGEADAAGTPQSDGDAWRVAVLDALTGLGWKEKDAVKAIDAFAEDQPALVSEGDMPRILRAVLADIGRDRSRGRR; this is encoded by the coding sequence GTGATTAGTTCTCTTAGTGGTGACGTCCAGTCCGTCGGCCTGAACTCCGCCGTGATCAACGTCGGCGGGTTCGGGATGCTCGTGCACGCGACCCCCCAGACTCTGTCGGTCCTGCGCGTCGGCGAGCGGGCTCAGGTCGAAACGACCATGGTGGTCCGAGAGGACTCGATGACGCTCTTCGGCTTCGGCGATGCCGGCGCCCGGGAGGTCTTCGAGATCCTCCAGTCGGTCTCGGGGATCGGACCGCGACTGGCCTTGGCCGTGCTCGCGGTGCTCTCACCCGAGGAGGTGCGCGTCGCCGTGGCGGCGGGGGACACCAAAGCGCTCACGCGGGTCCCCGGTGTGGGACCGAAGGTCGCCCAGCGCATGGCGCTCGAACTGGCGGGCAAACTCGCGCCGACGGGTGAGGCCGACGCGGCGGGGACCCCGCAGAGCGACGGGGACGCCTGGCGTGTCGCCGTCCTCGACGCCCTCACGGGCCTGGGATGGAAGGAGAAAGACGCGGTCAAGGCGATCGATGCCTTCGCCGAGGACCAGCCGGCGCTCGTGAGCGAAGGGGACATGCCGCGCATCCTGCGTGCCGTCCTCGCAGACATCGGGCGGGACCGAAGCCGTGGCAGGAGGTAG
- the secF gene encoding protein translocase subunit SecF, which produces MRKVALWGNELYTGKRSYPFVDKRKLWFLVAGVLLIASVLIPAVKGGFNLGIEFRGGSEFTISDVQDTEVAVGEEAVSSVVNAEGLRVTAITADTVRVQTDRMTDDETLAVASALAEGYGVSDEQVTSTFIGPTWGQDVSRQALIGLVVFVVLVAVLMAFYFRTWKMSLAAIVGLAVVVVVTAGVYAASGFEVTPSAIIGFLTILSYALYDTVVVFDKIRENTEDYLEQQRRTFGDLVNLAINQTLVRSINTSIVAILPIGSILFIGAFLLGAGTLRDLALALFVGVIVGTLATLFIQAPLFAHFRLRDQDVKEHDALILEQRKGEPGA; this is translated from the coding sequence ATGCGTAAGGTCGCGCTGTGGGGCAACGAGCTCTACACCGGAAAGCGTTCCTATCCCTTCGTCGACAAGCGGAAGCTATGGTTCCTTGTCGCTGGTGTCTTGTTGATCGCGTCGGTGCTGATCCCGGCCGTCAAGGGCGGCTTCAACCTCGGCATCGAGTTCCGCGGCGGCTCCGAGTTCACCATCTCGGACGTACAGGACACCGAGGTGGCCGTCGGCGAAGAGGCCGTGAGCAGCGTCGTCAACGCCGAGGGGTTGCGCGTCACCGCCATCACCGCGGACACCGTCCGCGTTCAGACGGACCGCATGACCGATGACGAGACACTGGCCGTCGCCAGCGCGCTGGCCGAGGGGTACGGTGTCAGCGACGAGCAGGTGACGAGCACATTCATCGGCCCGACATGGGGGCAGGACGTGTCGCGGCAGGCGCTGATCGGCCTGGTCGTGTTCGTCGTCCTCGTCGCGGTCCTCATGGCGTTCTACTTCCGAACGTGGAAGATGTCGCTTGCGGCGATCGTCGGCCTCGCCGTGGTCGTCGTAGTCACGGCCGGTGTCTACGCGGCCTCCGGATTCGAGGTGACGCCGAGTGCCATCATCGGCTTCCTGACGATCCTCAGTTACGCGCTCTACGACACCGTCGTGGTCTTCGACAAGATTCGCGAGAATACGGAGGACTATCTCGAGCAACAGCGACGGACCTTCGGCGATCTGGTCAACCTGGCGATCAACCAGACCCTGGTCCGCTCGATCAACACGTCGATCGTCGCCATTCTTCCCATCGGGTCGATCTTGTTCATCGGTGCGTTCCTGCTGGGTGCCGGCACGTTGCGGGACCTGGCCCTCGCGCTCTTCGTCGGCGTGATCGTCGGGACCCTGGCGACGCTGTTCATCCAGGCACCGCTGTTCGCCCACTTCCGCCTGCGGGACCAGGACGTCAAAGAGCACGACGCGCTGATCCTCGAGCAGCGCAAGGGCGAACCCGGCGCCTAG
- a CDS encoding DUF349 domain-containing protein, translated as MTHSQESDDQTTPNAAAPKSSEAPKPAPSKQVTPASVKPGPVKPSNIRPAAPAHGAKSEAAPAAGGAAAPSVTPPPSYATDLEEARRFARVAEDGHVFVLIGGEEHPVGQYPDASADEALGYFVRKYDDVVNQLLLLEHRVAAHAPTADMNKTLDHLAEIVAAKGMVGDLPALEERIEKARADVAQLHEVEKKAHEEQRAAHLAEREQIVAEAEELAGRDPEKVQWKQSSQRMNELFELWKVAQKSGMRLGRGTEDALWKRFRSARTSFDRHRRAFFSQLDADHAEAKRVKEDLIRQAEELSTSTDWGRTAGEYRKLMAEWKASKRAARKDDDALWARFRAAQDVFFESRNQTNAALDAEFEENLKVKEALLDEARAIDAGKDLGAAKKKLDSIRERWDAAGKVPRSAMQRIEAALRQVEDSVKDAEDHEWRRSNPETKARSNSMLEQLQDSIAQLEADLETAKAGGEKRAIKQAEEALEARRTWLKTVEASAKDLH; from the coding sequence GTGACCCACAGTCAAGAATCCGACGACCAGACCACGCCGAACGCGGCGGCTCCGAAGTCGAGCGAGGCCCCCAAGCCCGCTCCTTCGAAGCAGGTGACACCGGCTTCCGTCAAGCCGGGCCCGGTGAAGCCGAGCAACATCCGCCCCGCGGCACCGGCCCACGGCGCGAAGTCCGAAGCAGCCCCCGCTGCGGGCGGCGCCGCTGCCCCCTCGGTGACCCCGCCGCCGTCGTACGCGACGGATCTGGAGGAGGCCCGCCGGTTCGCCCGCGTCGCCGAAGACGGGCACGTCTTCGTCCTGATCGGCGGCGAGGAGCACCCCGTCGGGCAGTACCCCGACGCGAGCGCCGACGAGGCCCTGGGCTACTTCGTGCGCAAGTACGACGACGTCGTGAACCAGCTGCTGCTGCTCGAGCACCGCGTCGCGGCCCACGCGCCGACCGCCGACATGAACAAGACGCTCGATCACCTCGCGGAGATCGTCGCGGCGAAGGGCATGGTCGGCGACCTGCCCGCGCTGGAGGAGCGCATCGAGAAGGCTCGCGCCGACGTCGCGCAGCTGCACGAGGTCGAGAAGAAGGCTCACGAGGAACAGCGGGCCGCGCACCTCGCCGAACGTGAGCAGATCGTGGCGGAGGCCGAGGAGCTCGCCGGCCGGGACCCGGAGAAGGTCCAGTGGAAGCAGTCGAGCCAGCGTATGAACGAGCTGTTCGAGCTGTGGAAGGTTGCCCAGAAGTCGGGGATGCGTCTGGGGCGTGGAACCGAGGACGCCCTCTGGAAGCGTTTCCGCAGCGCGCGCACCTCCTTCGACCGGCACCGCCGCGCGTTCTTCAGCCAGCTCGACGCGGACCACGCGGAGGCCAAGCGCGTCAAGGAGGACCTGATCCGGCAGGCCGAGGAGCTGAGCACGTCGACCGACTGGGGCCGCACCGCCGGTGAGTACCGCAAGCTCATGGCCGAGTGGAAGGCCTCGAAGCGCGCTGCTCGAAAGGACGACGACGCCCTGTGGGCTCGTTTCCGGGCGGCGCAGGACGTGTTCTTCGAGTCGCGCAATCAGACGAACGCCGCCCTCGACGCGGAGTTCGAGGAGAACCTGAAGGTCAAGGAGGCGCTCCTCGACGAGGCGCGCGCCATCGACGCCGGCAAGGATCTCGGCGCCGCCAAGAAGAAGCTTGATTCCATCCGCGAGCGCTGGGACGCGGCGGGCAAGGTGCCGCGTTCGGCGATGCAGCGCATCGAGGCCGCACTCCGCCAAGTCGAGGACAGCGTCAAGGATGCGGAGGACCACGAGTGGCGTCGCTCGAATCCGGAGACCAAGGCCCGTTCGAACAGCATGCTCGAGCAGCTGCAGGACTCGATCGCCCAGCTCGAGGCGGACCTCGAGACCGCGAAGGCGGGCGGTGAGAAGCGCGCGATCAAGCAGGCCGAAGAGGCGCTGGAGGCCCGTCGTACCTGGCTCAAGACGGTTGAGGCTTCCGCCAAAGACCTTCACTAG
- the secD gene encoding protein translocase subunit SecD, whose product MTSSGPLRHARSALIWLCVLVVGLLGVLIAGVATGQTETSPKLALDLEGGTQMILAPRVDGDAAINQEQLQQAVEIIRQRVDGSGVSEAEISTQSGSNVVVSMPGTPDSKTRELIQASANMEFRPVIMAGSFNATPEDQRLADDEVPEPTGEPENASDTNWITADLYREFEAYDCEAALADRSVESTDADEPAIACDPSTGAKYIVGPVEVDGERISDATHGPARNSQGYQTGGWAVQLSFDSAGAKQFGDVTSRLVSMQGAQNQFAIMLDGLIVSAPTANVPILDGNAEITGNFSEESSQQLAEQLKYGALPISFDIQSEQQISATLGANQLEMGLVAGIIGLVLVAVYSLFQYRTLGFLTLASLVVAGILTYLALVLLGWSANYRLSLAGIAGIIVAIGLTADSFIVYFERIRDELRDGRNLVAAVETGWMRARRTIVVSKAVNLLASVVLYIMAVGNVRGFAFTLGLTAIADLIVVFLFTHPMLQLLARTRFFGSGHRLSGLDPSLLGVEALYKGAGKVRQFNPAVRPKKNTGETERRLTIAERRRAEEQQSAPGQDRSSVATKEDDNA is encoded by the coding sequence ATGACTTCGTCAGGACCACTACGGCACGCTCGAAGTGCCCTCATCTGGCTCTGCGTCCTCGTCGTCGGTCTTCTCGGCGTCCTCATCGCGGGCGTCGCAACGGGGCAAACAGAAACCAGCCCTAAACTCGCGCTGGACCTCGAGGGTGGCACGCAGATGATCCTCGCCCCGCGGGTGGACGGGGACGCGGCGATCAATCAGGAGCAGCTGCAGCAGGCTGTGGAGATCATCCGCCAGCGCGTCGACGGCTCCGGCGTCTCGGAAGCCGAGATCTCCACCCAGTCCGGCAGCAACGTCGTCGTCTCGATGCCGGGCACGCCCGACTCGAAGACGCGCGAACTGATTCAGGCCTCCGCCAACATGGAGTTCCGTCCGGTCATCATGGCCGGTTCCTTCAACGCGACCCCCGAGGACCAGCGCCTCGCGGACGACGAGGTGCCCGAGCCGACAGGCGAGCCTGAGAACGCCTCCGACACCAATTGGATCACGGCCGATCTCTACCGTGAGTTCGAGGCCTACGACTGCGAGGCGGCCCTCGCCGACCGGAGCGTCGAGTCGACCGACGCCGATGAACCCGCGATCGCGTGTGATCCGTCGACCGGCGCGAAGTACATCGTCGGTCCCGTGGAGGTCGACGGCGAACGCATCTCCGATGCGACCCACGGCCCGGCCCGCAACTCGCAGGGATACCAGACCGGGGGTTGGGCGGTTCAGCTGTCCTTCGACTCCGCCGGCGCCAAGCAGTTCGGCGATGTCACCTCCCGCCTGGTCAGCATGCAGGGGGCGCAGAACCAGTTCGCCATCATGCTCGACGGGCTCATCGTCTCAGCTCCCACAGCGAACGTCCCGATTCTCGACGGCAACGCGGAGATCACGGGCAACTTCAGCGAGGAGAGTTCCCAGCAGCTCGCGGAACAGCTCAAGTACGGCGCGCTGCCCATCAGCTTCGACATTCAGAGCGAACAGCAGATCTCGGCGACGCTCGGCGCGAATCAGCTCGAGATGGGACTCGTCGCCGGCATCATCGGCCTCGTGCTCGTTGCCGTCTACTCCCTCTTCCAGTACCGGACGCTGGGTTTCCTGACCCTCGCTTCGCTGGTGGTGGCGGGAATCCTGACGTATCTCGCGCTGGTCCTGCTCGGCTGGTCGGCCAACTACCGGCTCTCCCTGGCCGGTATCGCGGGCATCATCGTCGCGATCGGTCTGACCGCCGACTCGTTCATCGTCTATTTCGAACGCATCAGGGACGAACTCCGCGACGGTCGCAACCTCGTCGCGGCTGTCGAAACCGGCTGGATGCGTGCCCGCCGCACGATCGTCGTTTCCAAGGCGGTCAATCTCCTGGCCTCCGTGGTGCTCTACATCATGGCCGTGGGCAACGTCCGCGGGTTCGCGTTCACCCTCGGTCTGACGGCCATCGCCGACCTGATCGTCGTCTTCCTGTTCACCCACCCGATGCTGCAACTGCTCGCGCGCACCCGGTTCTTCGGCTCCGGGCACCGCCTCTCGGGCCTGGATCCGTCGCTGCTGGGTGTGGAGGCTCTCTACAAGGGCGCGGGGAAGGTCCGTCAGTTCAATCCGGCTGTTCGTCCCAAGAAGAACACCGGTGAGACGGAACGCCGTTTGACCATCGCCGAACGCCGCCGTGCCGAGGAACAGCAATCCGCTCCGGGCCAAGATCGGTCCAGCGTCGCCACGAAGGAGGATGACAATGCGTAA
- the yajC gene encoding preprotein translocase subunit YajC, with translation MTSISMAVAEGSANAEAGGFNPMNLILLAAFALLIFMMFRGRQKQKKAQADLQSKMQDGARIMTNFGLFGTVVEQKPEENQIVLEIAPGTNVTVHSGAVARVVDANDEPAEPVEEHVADDAAPSTEETPEETMRRLNDEGKN, from the coding sequence TTGACTTCGATCTCCATGGCCGTCGCCGAAGGCTCCGCCAACGCCGAAGCCGGCGGCTTCAACCCGATGAACCTCATTCTCCTCGCGGCGTTCGCGCTCCTCATCTTCATGATGTTTCGCGGCCGCCAGAAGCAGAAGAAAGCCCAGGCCGACCTGCAGTCCAAGATGCAGGACGGTGCACGCATCATGACCAATTTCGGTCTCTTCGGCACTGTCGTCGAGCAGAAGCCGGAAGAAAACCAGATCGTGCTCGAGATCGCTCCAGGGACGAACGTGACCGTGCACTCTGGCGCCGTCGCGCGAGTTGTCGATGCGAATGACGAGCCGGCCGAGCCGGTTGAAGAGCACGTCGCCGACGATGCCGCACCGTCCACGGAGGAGACTCCGGAGGAGACAATGCGCCGACTGAACGACGAAGGCAAGAACTAG
- the ruvC gene encoding crossover junction endodeoxyribonuclease RuvC, with amino-acid sequence MALRVVGVDPGLTRCGLAVVDIEANRRATLVDVTVVGTSSDTSLDERLLAISRGIDAWLDQHRPDAVSIERVFSHTNVSTVMGTAQASGIVIAAAAHRGIPVALHTPTEVKAAVTGSGQADKAAVGRMVAKILRLDAPPRPADAADAAALAITHGWRGAAPGSQASGTRSGGSSGLTAAQRAWAQAEAAARKSGPRR; translated from the coding sequence GTGGCCCTGCGCGTCGTGGGCGTCGATCCGGGCCTGACCCGCTGCGGTCTCGCCGTCGTAGACATCGAGGCCAACCGGCGGGCCACGCTCGTCGACGTGACGGTTGTGGGCACGAGCTCAGACACGTCGCTCGACGAGCGCCTGCTCGCGATCTCGCGAGGCATCGACGCATGGCTCGATCAGCACCGCCCCGACGCTGTGTCCATCGAGCGGGTGTTCAGCCACACCAACGTGAGCACGGTGATGGGCACGGCGCAGGCGTCGGGAATCGTGATAGCGGCGGCGGCCCACCGCGGCATCCCCGTCGCCCTGCACACGCCGACCGAGGTCAAAGCCGCAGTGACGGGCAGCGGGCAGGCCGACAAGGCCGCCGTCGGCCGCATGGTCGCCAAGATCCTCCGGTTGGACGCCCCACCCAGGCCCGCCGATGCCGCCGATGCCGCGGCGCTGGCCATCACGCACGGATGGCGGGGCGCGGCTCCCGGCTCGCAGGCTTCCGGCACCCGCAGCGGTGGTTCGAGCGGGTTGACCGCCGCGCAGCGCGCCTGGGCTCAGGCGGAAGCCGCCGCGCGCAAGTCCGGCCCCCGCCGATAG